TTCTCCACGCGCGTCACGGCGCCGACCCAGCCCGTCTGCACTTCTTCGAGGACCATGCCCCGCTCCACCGGCACTTCGCGCAGCTGCTTCTTGGCGGGTGCGCTGAGGTCCTGAGGTCCCCAGGAATGGATGGACATGAAGCCTCCTGCTGTTCTCCGCCTGGTGATGTCCCGGGTCCGGGGCAGGCATACTAGAATTAGCACTTAGAGAGGTAGAGTGCTAAGAGAAACGCCGAAGAGCAAGAGCATGTGGAGGTGGCCGAGTGAGTGATCCTCGTCGTCTCGAAGTCCTGCGCGCGATCGTGGAGGACTACGTCCACTACCGCGAGCCCGTGGGATCCAAGGTCCTGGTCGAGCGCCATCAGCTGGGCGTGTCCAGCGCGACCATCCGCAATGACATGGCGGCACTCGAGGAGGAGGGGCTGATCGCGGCCCCGCACACGAGCGCCGGCCGTATTCCCACGGACAAGGGATACCGGCTCTTCGTGGACCAGCTCGCCTCGGTCAAGCCGTTGTCCGCCGCAGAACGCCGCGCGATCCACTCGTTCCTGGACAGCGCCTCTGATCTCGATGACGTGCTGGAGCGTTCGGCCCGCCTGCTGTCCCAGCTGACCCGCCAGGTGGCCGTGGTGCAGTATCCCAAGGCCAGCCAGGCCCGGTTGCGGCACCTGGAGGTCGTCGCGCTCGGCGGTTCGCAGGTGCTGCTCGTGCTCATCACCGACACGGGATCGGTGGACCAGCGCGTGGTGGACCTCGGTCAGGTCCTGGCCGAGTCGGACGTCGCCGTGCTGAGGACGATGTTCCTGGCGGGGTGCGCGAACCAGCCGCTCGACACCCTCCGGGAGACCGTCCCGGTCCTGACCGCGACGGTGACGCCCGGCCTGCAGCAGCCGGCCGCCGTCCTCGCCGCGGCGCTGCTCTCCCTGCTCGATTCGAGCGCCGAAGACCGGATCGTCCTGGCGGGCACCGCGAATCTCGCCCGCGCGACGATGGACTTCCCGCTGAGCATCGGGCCGGTGCTGGAGGCTCTCGAGGAGCAGGTGGTCATGCTGCGGCTCCTGACCGAGATGCACCAGGATCAGCACGGCGTGGCCATCAGCATCGGGCGCGAGAACCCGTTCGACGAACTCGCGGGCACCTCGGTGGTGGCCACCGGCTATGGCAAGGGCTCCGCCTCGAAGGTGGGCGTCCTCGGCCCCACGCGCATGGACTACCCGTCCTCCATGGCGGCGGTGCGCGCCGTCGCACGCTATCTTTCACGGATTCTGGCGGGGTGACCTCACCGGTCGCCCGACGCCACAGCAAGTCACCCAACAGAGGAAGAGAAGTACACACACGTGAGCAGTCACTATGAAGTCCTCGGAGTCCCGCGCGACGCCAGCGGCGAGGAGATCAAGAAGGCCTACCGCAAGCTCGCGCGGACCCTCCACCCGGACGTCAACTCCGCGGATGACGCCGCCGAGCAGTTCAAGGCCGTGACGCACGCCTATGAGGTCCTCTCGGATCCCGAGAAGCGCAGGGTCTACGACACCACGGGCAATGAGAACGGCACCGACAACGGCTTCGGCGGGTACTCCGGCTCCGGCTTCGCCTTCCAGGACATCTTCGACACCTTCTTCGGTGGCGGCGGCGCGGCCGGCGGCCCGGCCTCCCGTGTGCGGCGAGGTCAGGACGCGCTGGTCGAGGTCCGGATCGATCTCAAGGACGCCGTGTTCGGCGTGGAGAAGACGCTCGAGCTGGAGACGGCCGTGGTGTGCGAGACCTGTGACGGGAGCTGCTGCCAGCCGGGCACGAGTCCGGAGCGCTGCGACATCTGCCACGGCGCCGGTCAGGTGCAGCGCCCCATGCGCTCCATCCTGGGCCAGGTCATGACGGCCGCCACGTGCCCCAGCTGCCAGGGTTTCGGCACCGTCATCAAGGATCCGTGCAATGAGTGCAACGGCCAGGGCCGGGTGCGTTCGCATCGTTCGCTGTCCATCAAGATCCCCGCGGGCGTGAGCACCGGGACCCGGATCCAGCTCTCCGGCCACGGTGAAGCCGGCATCGCCGGTGGCCCTTCGGGCGATCTGTACGTCCAGGTGAAGGTGAACCCGGACAAGACCTACACGCGCGACGGCGACGACCTGCACGCGGCTCTCAAGGTCCCCATGACCGCGGCCGCCCTCGGCACCGACGTCGAGCTGGAGACTTTCGACGGGCCGCAGTCGATCACCATCAAGCCCGGCACGCAGTCCGGCGAGGTGATCACCCTTCACGAGCTGGGCGTCACACACCTGCGCGGATACGGCCGTGGCGATCTGAAGGTCCGCATCCAGGTGGAGACCCCGACGAAGCTCGACGCCGAACAGGAAGAGCTCCTCCGCAAGCTCGCCGGTCTCCGCGAGGAGGAGTTCACCGAAGGCAGGCTCGCCAGCAGCGGCGGGATGTTCGCCAAGCTCCGCGACAAGTTCGGCAACCTCTGAGCCATGAGCAACCCGGTCTTCTTCGCCCCCGCCGGCTCTCTCGACCGGGTGGAACCCTCAGGCCTGGTGACCGTCGACGGCGCCGAGGCCCGGCATGCTGTGACGGTCAAGCGGCTCTCCCCGGGGGAGGGCGTGGATCTCGTCGACGAGCAGGGGACCCGTGTCATCGGTGAGGTCGAGTCGTCCGACTCCGGCGAGCTGGTGGTGCGCGCGCTGGAGATCGTGCGCGAGCCGTCGCCGTCGCCCCGGCTGATCCTCGTGCAGGCCCTCGCCAAGGGGGACCGGGACGAACAGGCTATCGAGAGCGCCACCGAGCTGGGGATCGACGGCGTCATCCCGTGGCAGTCGGACCGGTCGATCGTTCGCTGGCGCGGCGATCGGGCGGCGAAGGCCCTGGCCAAGTGGCGGTCGGTGGTCCGGGCGGCCACCAAGCAGTCGCGCCGGGCCCGGACCCCGGAGGTCGAAGACGTTCTCGATTCCGCAGGGCTCGCCCGGCGGATCGCCCAGGGCGGCAAGGCGTTCATCCTCCACGAGGATGCGAGCACGTCCCTGGCTTCGCAACTCGATGAGGTGGCGGGGCTGGAAGGCGATGTCCTGCTGATCGTGGGTCCGGAAGGCGGGATCTCCCCGGCGGAGGTGGCGGCCTTCGAAGCCGCTGGAGCGCGGATGGCGTTGCTCGGACCGCATGTGCTGCGGTCCTCCTCGGCGGGGCCGGCGGCCCTGGTGGTGGCGAGCACCGTCCTCGGCCGTTGGTGACCTGACGGGGCGCTGCGGCGTCAGCGGATGGTGACGCTCTTCGAATCCTCGACCGGTTGTGAGCCGCCGGGAACGATGGTGGACACGGTCAGCTCGTAGTGACCCTTCGGCAGCACCGTCCGGGCGCTGAACCGGCCCACCTTCTCCGCCGCCTTCGTCAGGGCCACCGTGGCGGAGGAGATCACATCCTGACCGGCGGGGGAGCCGGCCGGGGAGATCGACCAGGTCACGTTCTTCTGACCTCCCAGCACCACGCCGTTGAAGGACAGCGTCCCCGAACTGAGCACGGCCTCGTCCTGGGGGACCATGATGCGGACCGGGGACAGGAACGCCAGGTCCCGGTGGAACGGGAGGTTGAGCGGGATCGAGCCGAACGCCTCGACGTCATTGCGTCCGTCGATGAGGAGGACGACGTCGGGTTCCACCGAAGAATCGACCATCCCCGACGCGCGGGCGGCGGACACCGCCGTGAACGCCAGTTGCTGCAGAGCCCGCTTGGCCATGGACGGGTCGAGGTTCTTGGAGAAGGCATCGGCGCTGACATCGACCGTGATGGTGGAGGCCCCGGAGATCGAAGCCGCCAGACGGTGCGGGGCCTGCCAGGCGGTGAAGTAGTCGGGGTCCTCGGGCTTCTGAGCCATCATGACCTTGAGAGCGGACGTGACGGGATCGTCCACGGCCCCCGTCTTGCGGGGTTCCGAGAAGAGATAGGCGTTGCCGCCCGTGCGTCCGATCCAGTAGATCTGCACCTGGGTCTCGGTGTCCGCCGTGCCGCTCGGAGCGGCGCTGACCTCCGGCACGGAGGTGGCCAGTGACTGCGGATCCGGCAGGCCGGAGGAGACGGTCCCGGAGGGCGTCGCGGTGCACGCGGACAGGAGCGCGGCCGCGAGCGGGAGGGCCAGAAGGCGCGCAGGGAGTCGCCGACGTCGTCGCGTGCTGACCATGCTCACCGTGCCTCTCCTGATCCAGATGGAGGGCTTCCCCGGCTGGTGGCCGGTGGTCGCCCATGCGAAAGGGCCTGCTGATCAGCACGCCCCGCACTCCACCTTGCCACAGCGCATCGGCTCGCCGGGCGCCAGGACGGGTGGGCGGCCGAAGTGCAATCCGATTGATACCCCGCTGTGCCCAAGCCGTGACCGTCCGGCGTCCTGACGTAGACTTTCAGCAGGCCATGGACTGCATGGCCGCACGATTTCCAGGAAAGGGATACCCGGTCACGAGGGCCGGCACCATGAGCGAAGAAACCATGCCATCGGGGGCCCTGTCAGGTCACGCCGACTTCCCGCACAGCACGCCCCTCTCGCGGACCGAAGTGGTCCTCTTCGACACGGGCACGGCGATGGTGCGGGCGCTGGGCGCCCACGACGAAACCCTGCGCGGCCTCGAAGCAGCCTTCCCCAGCGTGACGTTCCACGTGCGTGGCAACGAGCTGACGCTGAAGGGGCCCACCGAGAACGTGCAGCTGGCGCACCGTCTGGTGCTGGAGCTGAAGTCGTTGTCGGAACGGGGCACGCCGGTCACTCGCGAACTGGTGGTCCAGCTCCTCGGCATGCTGAGCGCACGCACCGTGCCCACGCCCACCGAGGTCCTGACCCAGAACATCCTCAGCAGTCGCGGTCGTACGATCCGGCCGAAGACGCTCAACCAGAAGAGCTACGTCGACGCCATCGACCAGAACACGATCGTGTTCGGACTCGGTCCGGCCGGCACCGGCAAGACGTACCTGGCCATGGCCAAGGCGGTCCAGGCGCTGCAGAACAAGGAAGTCACCAGGATCATCCTGACGCGCCCTGCCGTCGAGGCGGGTGAGCGGCTCGGATTCCTGCCCGGCACGCTCAACGACAAGATCGACCCCTACCTGCGTCCTCTCTTCGACGCCCTGCACGACATGATGGACCCGGAATCGATCCCACGTCTCATGGCCGCCGGCACCATCGAGGTGGCGCCTCTCGCCTATATGCGCGGGCGCACCCTCAACGAGGCCTTCATCATCCTGGACGAGGCCCAGAACACCACTCCCGAGCAGATGAAGATGTTCCTCACACGTCTGGGCTTCGGGTCCAAGATGGTCGTCACGGGGGACACCAGCCAGGTGGATCTGCCGGGCGGGACCACGTCGGGCCTGAAGATCGTCCAGGGCATCCTGGCCGGCATCGAGGACATCAACTTCTCCGTCCTCGACGCCAGCGACGTGGTGCGCCACCGCCTGGTGGGGGACATCGTGACCGCGTACAACCACTGGGATGAGGAACAGCAGCGCGGCGTGCAGCGCCGTCGCACCCCGTCCCGTCCGGCCGCCCGCCTGGACAACACCACCGTGCAGGACAACACAGCGCACAACAACACAGCGCACAGCAATACAGAGCACAGCAGCACCGAGCCAGGAGCCACCGCATGAGCATCGAGGTCAACAACGAATCCGGCGTCGACGCCAACGCCGAGGACATCGTCCGGCTCGCGCGGTTCATCTTCGACGAGCTCTACATCCACCCCGAGGCCGAACTCTCCGTCCTGCTGGTGGACGAGCCCACGATGGAGAAGCTCCACATCGAGCTGATGGATGAGCCGGGCGCCACCGATGTGCTCTCCGTGCCGATGGATGAGCTGACCCCGGGCGCGCCCGGCCGGATCACGCCTGCCGGCATGCTGGGCGACATCGCCATCTGCCCGCAGGTGGCGGAGATCCAGGCGAAGAACGCCGGCCACAGCACCGAGGAGGAGATGCTCCTGCTCGCCACCCACGGCATTCTGCACCTTCTGGGCTTCGACCATGCCGAGCCGGAGGAGAAGGCCGAGATGTTCGGTCTTCAGCGGCAGCTGCTCTCCTCCTTCCTGGGCAAGGACGCCCCTCTGGAGACCACCGAATGACCCTGGCGGTACTGCTGGTCCTGACGGTCGCGTTCCTGGTCATCGGGGCCGTTCTCTCGGCGGCTGAGTCGGCTCTCGCCTTCCTGCCCCGTCACGCGCTCGACGATCTGGCCGAATCCCGGCCCCAGCACGCGGCACACCGCGTTCTCGCGGACGCCCAGGCGCATCTGAGGTCGCTGCGGTTCTGGCGGGTCTGGTTCGAGATGGCCGGCGCCGTCGCCCTCACCCTGGCGGTGTCCGGGCTGATCGAGAACGTGTGGCTCGCCGGTCTCATCGCGACGGCGGTCATGGCGATCGTCGGCTTCGTCCTGGTGGGAGTCTCGCCGCGCCGTCTCGGCCGGCTCCATCCCACCGCGACGGTGCGGTACACGGCGTCGCTCGTTCATTTCCTGCGGCTCATCCTGGGCCCGGTCCCGGAGTGGCTGCAGCGCTTCGGCACGGCGGTCCTGCCGTCCTCGCATGGCGCGGACGTGGATTCGCACGACGAGCTCGGCTCGCTCACCAGCGCCGAGGTCCGGGAGCTTTTCGAGCGCTCGAGTGATTCCGAGCTGATCGAAGAGGGCGAAGCCGAGCTGATCCAGAGCGTCTTCGACCTGGAGGACACCCTGGTCCGGGCCGTCATGGTGCCCCGGACCGACATCGTCCACATCGGCAGCGAACAGACGCTGGAACAGGCGATGAGCCTGTTCCTCCGCAGCGGCAATTCCCGGGTCCCCGTGGTGGGGGAGAGCGCCGATGACGTCCTGGGCATCCTGTATCTGAAAGACGTGGCTGCGGCGCTGTTCGGCCGCGGTCCGGACTCGTCGATCGGCCTGCTCGCCCTCATGCGGCCCGTGCGCTTCGTGCCGGAGTCGAAGCCGGTGGCGGAATTGCTCAAGGAGCTCCAGACCGAGCAGGTTCACATGGCCATCGTGATCGACGAATACGGTGGCACCGCCGGCCTGGTCACCCTCGAGGATCTCATCGAGGAGATCGTCGGGGAGATCGTGGACGAATACGATTCCGAGGCCGCGGAATTCGTCGAGCTGGCCCCCGGGATCTTCCGGGTGAACGCCCGCATGCCGATCGATCACCTGGGCGAGCTTTTCGACCGGGAGATCGAGGACGACGACGTGGACTCCGTCGGCGGGCTCCTCGCCAAAGCTCTCGGCAGGGTCCCCATCCTGGGCAGCGTCACGTTCACCCATGGGCTGAGGCTGGAAGCGCTGAGCATTGAGGGCCGGAGGAATCGTGTGCACCACGTCCTGGCCCAGGAGTCGAACGAAACTGAACGTGGGACCGCAGAGTCCCGAGAGGAAGAGGACTGATGTCGGGACGCACTGACGGGCTCATGCCCACACCGCAGGACAAGGACCACCGGGCGGGATTCGCCATCCTGGTGGGTCGACCCAACGCGGGCAAGTCGACACTGACCAACGCCCTCGTGGGTCAGAAGGTGGCCATCACCTCCAACAAGCCGCAGACCACCCGGCACACCATCCGGGGCATCCTGCACCGCCCGGATGCGCAGCTGGTCCTGGTGGACACCCCGGGCCTGCACCGCCCCCGCACGCTGCTGGGTCAGCGCCTCAACGACCTGGTGGCGGCAACGCTGTCCGAAGTGGACGCGATCGGATTCTGTCTCCCGGCCAACGAGGCCGTCGGACCCGGTGACCGCTTCATCGCGCAGCAGTTGGCGATGCTCGGCCGGAAGCCGATCATCGCGGTCGTCACCAAGGCTGATCTGGTGAGCAAGGAGGACCTCGGGAAGCAGCTGCTCTCGGTCCACGCCATGGGTCAGGAGATCCTGGGCGGCGACGGGTTCCGGGACATCGTCCCGGTCTCGGCTCAGGACGGTTTCCAGGTGACGACGCTGGAGGACGTGCTGATCTCCTACATGCCGAAGTCCCCGCCGCTCTACCCGGACGGTGAACTGACCGATGAGCCGGAAGCGGTCATGGTGGCCGAGCTGATCCGCGAAGCGGCACTGGAAGGGGTGCGGGACGAGCTGCCCCACTCCCTGGCCGTGGTGGTGGAGGAGATCGTCCCCCGGGAAGGCCGGTCGGAGGACAATCCTCTCCTGGACGTCCGGGTCAACCTGTTCGTGGAGCGTCCCTCGCAGAAGGCCATCATCATCGGCCGCGCGGGCAGCCGCCTCAAGGAGGTCGGCACCCGGGCACGCAAGGGCATCGAAGCTCTGCTCGGCACCAAGGTGTACCTCGACCTTCACGTGAAGGTGGCGAAGGACTGGCAGCGGGACCCCAAGCAGCTGGGGCGGATGGGCTTCTGAGCAGGGCTCTTCGGGGATCTGTCAGCTCAAATGCAGAAAACGGCTCTACGATGGGACGGTTCTGTTTGTTTCGAAAGGCCCTTTGAGTGACCAAGCCACCCCAAGCCGCACGACGGGCGGATGACACGCGCCGCAAAGCGCGTGCTCACGCGTCTGATGCCAAGGTGCACGAAGCACGCCACCTGACCCGCCCGTCCGGAGCCCCGCTGTGGGTGAAGATCACGGCGTGGGTGGTCAGCGTCGCCCTCATTGCGGTGCTCGGGTTCGCCGGCTACTGGTACTTCCGTCTTCAGGGCAATCTGAACACCGCGCCCCTGACGGCGTCGGGCCGTGACAAAGGCGGCCTGAACGATGCCACCGACCGTCTGCAGATCCTCATCATGGGCACCGACACCCGCGACGGCAAGAACAAGGCGTACGGCACCTCCGACCAGTCCTCCGGCTACGGGAACTCGGACGTCATGATGCTGCTGGACATCTCCGCCGACAACCAGCGGGTGAGCATGGTGTCCTTCCCGCGCGATCTCGTGGTGTCGATTCCGCAGTGCATCGACCCCAAGACCAAGCAGGTCAAGGCGCCCCGCCCGAACGCGCAGATCAACAGCGCCATGTCCGAAGCCGGGCCTGGCTGCACGGTGGACACCATCAACAAGCTGACCGGACTGGAGATCGACCACTTCATGATGGCGGACTTCAACGCCGTCAAGGAGCTGTCCAATGAGGTGGGCGGGGTCGAGGTCTGCGTCAACGCGCCGATCGACGATCCTGACTCACGCCTCAAGCTGCCCGCCGGCAAGTCGCTGGTCCAGGGCGATCAGGCGCTGGCCTTCCTGCGCAACCGCCACGGTGTGGGCGACGGTAGTGACATCACCCGCATCAAGTCGCAGCAGCAGTTCCTGGCCTCCCTGGCCCGCAAGGTCCGCAGCGACGGCACACTGACCAACATCCCGAAGCTCCTGGGCATCGCCGACACGGTCACCAAGAACCTCACGGTGGACGAGGGCCTGGCGAATCCTCAGACCCTCATCACCATCGCGCAGCGCCTGCAGAAGGTGGACCTCGCGAAGGTCGCGTTCGTCACGGTGCCGTGGGAGCCGTCCGACGTGAATCCGACCGCCTGGGTGCAGCCGAAGGAACCCGACGCGGGACAGCTCTTCAAGGCCATGCGAGAAGGCGTCGACCTCACCAACCCCAACCCGCCGAAGCCCAAGCCCAAACCCAGCGCGACGCCGTCGTCCACTCCGACGCCGACTCCGACCGCCACGAAGAAGGCCGTTCCCGCCGTGGATCAGTCGACCGCGCCCGTGACCGTGGCGAATGCCACCGGCATCGAAGGCCGGAGTCAGGAACTCAACACGTTCCTGCTGGCCAAGGGCTTCCTGGTGCAGGAGGCCGTGCCGGCCGACACGAACGCGAAGACGGTCGTGTACTACTCCTCGGCTTACCGCGGGGCTGCGGTCAACGTCGCCACGGCGCTGGGCATCCCGCAGGCGCAACTGAAGCCGAGCGCGGACATCCTGGGCGTCCAGGTCGTCGTGGGCACCGACTTCACCACCGGCACCGCCTACCAGGTGATCCAGCTGCCCAAGGACATCGTGGGGCAGACCGCCGCGGACCAGACCTGTCAGACGGCCTTCAGCGGCTGAGCGGCGGGCGCCGGCACGCACAACGGCGAGGGCCGTGAAGAGGAATCCTCTTCACGGCCCTCGCCGTTTCTCATGCGGTCGCCAGAGGCGGTCACCAGATACGGACGCGCTCCTCCGCGGGGAGCCACATGGCATCGCCCTCCTGGACGTCGAACGCCTCGTGGAACGCGTCGAGGTTCCGCACGGTCGCGTTGGCCCGGAATTCGTTGGGGGAGTGCGGGTCGATCGTCACGCGGCGGATCGCCTCTTCGCTGCGGATCACCTGGCGCCAGCTGGTGGCCCAGGCGAAGAAGAACCGCTGCGCTCCCGTGAGGCCGTCGAGGACCGGGGCCTCTCCGCCGTCGAGCGTGGCTAGGTAGGCCTTGTACGCGATGCCCAGTCCTCCGAGGTCGCCGATGTTCTCGCCGAGGGTCAGCTCACCGTTCACGTGATGGCCCGGCGCCTCCGCCGGTTCCAGGGCGTTGAACTGGTCGACCAGACGGCGGGTGCGCCCCTCGAAGGCCTCGCGGTCGGCGTCGGTCCACCAATTGCGGAGGGTGCCGTCGCCGTCGTACTGCGAGCCCTTGTCGTCGAAGCCGTGACCGATCTCGTGGCCGATGACCGCGCCGATCGCGCCGTAGTTGACCGCGTCATCGGCGTCCGCCTGGAAGAACGGCGGCTGCAGGATGGCCGCCGGGAACACGATCTCGTTCAGCACCGGGTGGTAGTACGCGTTGACCGTCTGAGGCGTCATGAGCCACTTCTCGTGGTCCACCTCCTTGCCCACTTCGTCCAGGTGGCGGTCGACGTCGGCGCTATGGGCGCGCTCGACGTTCCCCAGCAGATCCGTGGGGTCGATGATCACGGACGAGTAGTCGGTCCACTTGGCCGGGTAGCCGATCTTGGTCCGGAAGGAGTCCAGCTTCGCCAGGGCACGGGTCTTCGTCTCCTCGCCCATCCAGTCGAGTCCGGTGATGCTGCTGCGGTACGCCTCGACGAGGTTTCCGACCAGCTCCTCCATCCGGGCCTTGTGGCTCTCCGGGAAGTGCTTGCGGACGTACAGCTCGCCGATCGCCTCGCCGAGAGCATCCTCCACGACGGCGACTCCGCGCTTCCAGCGCTCCTTCAGTTCGGGGGTCCCGCTGAGCACGGTGCCGTAGAACGCGAAGTTCTCCTGCACGAAGGGGGACGAGAGGTACGGGGCCGCCGAGCCGACGATCCTCGCGGCGAGCCAGTCCCTCCAGCTCTGGGCCGGTTCCGAGGACAGCAGACCCAGGAGCGCCGGGAAGTAGTCCGGGGTGCTGAGGACCACCTCGGAGCAGATCGACGGGTCGACCCCCGCGGCTTCGAACCAGGCGCCGGCGAGAGGGAACACTTCTGAGAACTCTTCCGCGGTGCGGAGGTTGTAGGTCTTCTGCGGGTCGCGCAGTGTGACCTTGTCCCAGTGCGTGGCGGCGATCCGGCGCTCGAGTTCCACGATGCGGGCCGCGGCGCCTTCGGGATCCTCCCACTCGGCGAGGGCCAGGATGCGTCCCAGGTGTTCCTGGTACTTGGCGACCGTCTCCGCGAATTGCTCTTCGCGGTAGTAGCTCTCGTCCGGTAGACCGAGGCCGGACTGCCCGAGGTACAGCAGGACGCGGGTGGGGTCTCCGGCGTCGGGGGAGGGATAGAGGTAGAAGAGGCCGGGGACGTCGGCGCGGAAGAGTTCGCCCACACGGCGGATGACCGCTTCGGGGCTGTCGAGTCCGGCCAGTGCCGCAAGACGTTCGCGGATCGGTTCCAGGCCGAGGGCTTCGACACGCTCCTCATCCATGAAGCTCGCGT
The nucleotide sequence above comes from Arthrobacter woluwensis. Encoded proteins:
- a CDS encoding M13 family metallopeptidase, with the translated sequence MNPSGIELGHVDPGTRAQDDFYRHVNGAWLSSTTIRDDRSLEGTFTALRDASEEAVRTLIEDAAARGQQEGGIAAQIGGLYASFMDEERVEALGLEPIRERLAALAGLDSPEAVIRRVGELFRADVPGLFYLYPSPDAGDPTRVLLYLGQSGLGLPDESYYREEQFAETVAKYQEHLGRILALAEWEDPEGAAARIVELERRIAATHWDKVTLRDPQKTYNLRTAEEFSEVFPLAGAWFEAAGVDPSICSEVVLSTPDYFPALLGLLSSEPAQSWRDWLAARIVGSAAPYLSSPFVQENFAFYGTVLSGTPELKERWKRGVAVVEDALGEAIGELYVRKHFPESHKARMEELVGNLVEAYRSSITGLDWMGEETKTRALAKLDSFRTKIGYPAKWTDYSSVIIDPTDLLGNVERAHSADVDRHLDEVGKEVDHEKWLMTPQTVNAYYHPVLNEIVFPAAILQPPFFQADADDAVNYGAIGAVIGHEIGHGFDDKGSQYDGDGTLRNWWTDADREAFEGRTRRLVDQFNALEPAEAPGHHVNGELTLGENIGDLGGLGIAYKAYLATLDGGEAPVLDGLTGAQRFFFAWATSWRQVIRSEEAIRRVTIDPHSPNEFRANATVRNLDAFHEAFDVQEGDAMWLPAEERVRIW